In Pogoniulus pusillus isolate bPogPus1 chromosome 2, bPogPus1.pri, whole genome shotgun sequence, the following are encoded in one genomic region:
- the ARL4C gene encoding ADP-ribosylation factor-like protein 4C: MGNISSNISAFQSLHIVMLGLDSAGKTTVLYRLKFNEFVNTVPTIGFNTEKIRLSNGTAKGISCHFWDVGGQEKLRPLWKSYSRCTDGIIYVVDSVDVDRLEEAKTELHKVTKFAENQGTPLLVIANKQDLPKSLPVAEIEKQLALHELTPSTTYHIQPACAIIGEGLTEGMDKLYEMILKRRKSLKQKKKR; the protein is encoded by the coding sequence ATGGGGAACATCTCCTCCAACATCTCCGCCTTCCAGTCCTTGCACATCGTCATGCTGGGCCTGGACTCGGCGGGGAAGACCACGGTGCTTTACCGGTTGAAGTTCAACGAGTTCGTCAACACTGTGCCCACCATTGGGTTTAACACGGAGAAGATCCGGCTGAGCAACGGGACTGCCAAGGGCATCAGCTGCCACTTCTGGGATGTGGGTGGTCAGGAGAAGCTGCGCCCGCTCTGGAAGTCCTACAGCCGCTGCACGGACGGCATCATATACGTGGTGGACTCAGTGGACGTGGACCGGCTGGAGGAAGCCAAAACAGAGCTGCACAAGGTGACCAAGTTCGCCGAGAACCAGGGCACCCCGCTGCTGGTCATCGCCaacaagcaggacctgcccaaGTCCCTGCCGGTGGCTGAGATCGAGAAACAGCTGGCCCTCCATGAGCTGACCCCTTCCACCACCtaccacatccagcctgcctgcGCCATCATTGGTGAGGGGCTCACGGAGGGCATGGACAAGCTCTACGAGATGATCCTGAAGCGGAGGAAGTCCCTCAAGCAGAAGAAGAAGCGGTAG